A region from the Lentisphaera profundi genome encodes:
- a CDS encoding DUF6194 family protein yields MTPALIIEQVLSEFEGVIPKSTWGETSLFYNPGKVLPNGVYFCTIKEKNGDNDKASALDRAGIFRLSMGVSKASYKLRFGDQPKRANKGGIVDTRDDFEKLNSLMPHPIYGWMSWVQVLNPSQETFTELSPLLQEAYSSAKEKFSKKLKSAGKL; encoded by the coding sequence ATGACTCCCGCGTTAATCATAGAGCAGGTCCTAAGTGAATTTGAAGGTGTAATTCCCAAATCTACTTGGGGAGAAACTTCCTTATTTTATAATCCAGGGAAAGTTTTGCCAAATGGAGTCTACTTCTGTACGATAAAAGAAAAAAATGGGGATAATGATAAAGCCTCCGCTCTTGATAGGGCGGGCATCTTTCGACTGAGTATGGGGGTTTCAAAAGCAAGTTATAAACTTAGATTTGGCGATCAGCCTAAGAGAGCGAATAAGGGTGGGATCGTTGATACGAGAGATGATTTTGAAAAGCTCAATAGCCTAATGCCGCACCCGATATATGGGTGGATGTCTTGGGTTCAGGTATTGAATCCTTCTCAAGAAACCTTTACAGAATTATCGCCATTACTTCAAGAAGCTTACTCGAGTGCGAAAGAGAAATTCAGTAAAAAACTCAAATCCGCAGGTAAATTATGA